The following are encoded together in the Erwinia sp. E602 genome:
- the xseB gene encoding exodeoxyribonuclease VII small subunit translates to MPKKAEQPASFESSLQQLEQIVTRLESGNLPLEEALNEFERGVQLARAGQQTLQQAEQRVQILLSDDKNADLMPFNAENE, encoded by the coding sequence ATGCCGAAAAAAGCCGAACAGCCCGCCAGCTTTGAGAGCTCGCTGCAGCAGTTAGAGCAGATCGTCACCCGCCTTGAGAGCGGCAATCTGCCGCTGGAAGAGGCACTGAATGAGTTTGAACGCGGTGTACAGCTGGCCCGAGCCGGGCAGCAGACGCTGCAGCAGGCGGAACAGCGGGTGCAGATTTTACTGAGTGACGATAAAAACGCCGATCTGATGCCGTTTAACGCGGAAAACGAGTAA
- the pgpA gene encoding phosphatidylglycerophosphatase A, giving the protein MSNPWHLLATGFGSGLSPWMPGTAGSIAAIPFWFLLNRLPGDLYSLAILLGICIGVYLCHRTAKDMGVHDHGSIVWDEFIGMWITLIAIPVSSWQWILAGFIIFRVLDIWKPWPIRWFDRNVHGGMGIMVDDIVAGVISAAIIYVIGNYWLL; this is encoded by the coding sequence ATGAGCAACCCGTGGCATCTGCTGGCCACCGGGTTTGGCAGCGGACTTAGCCCGTGGATGCCGGGCACCGCCGGTTCCATTGCGGCGATCCCGTTCTGGTTTCTGCTCAACCGCCTGCCGGGAGACCTCTACTCGCTGGCGATCCTGCTGGGGATCTGTATTGGCGTTTATCTCTGCCACCGCACGGCAAAAGATATGGGCGTACACGACCACGGCAGCATCGTCTGGGATGAGTTTATCGGAATGTGGATCACGCTGATCGCCATTCCGGTCAGCAGCTGGCAGTGGATTCTGGCAGGTTTTATCATTTTCCGCGTGCTGGATATCTGGAAACCCTGGCCGATCCGCTGGTTTGACCGCAACGTTCATGGCGGTATGGGAATTATGGTAGATGATATTGTTGCCGGCGTTATTTCGGCTGCGATTATTTACGTTATTGGTAACTACTGGCTGCTGTAA
- the dxs gene encoding 1-deoxy-D-xylulose-5-phosphate synthase — MSFEPAKYPTLALAGSVQELRLLPKESLPALCDELRQYLLDSVSRSSGHFASGLGVVELTVALHYVYNTPFDQLVWDVGHQAYPHKILTGRRDRIGSIRQKNGLHPFPWRDESEYDVLNVGHSSTSISAGLGIAVAAGKEGKGRRTACIIGDGAITAGMAFEAMNHAGDIKSDLLVVLNDNEMSISENVGALNSRLAQLLSGKTYARLREGGKKVLTGLPPIKELVKRTEEHLKGMVVPGTLFEELGFNYIGPIDGHDVLALVQTLRNMRDLKGPQFLHIMTKKGKGYAPAEKDPISWHAVPKFDVASGQLPKSVEGLPSYSRIFGDWLSETAADDPKLMAVTPAMREGSGMVSFSRDYPQQYFDVAIAEQHAVTFAAGLAIGGYKPVVAIYSTFLQRAYDQVIHDVAIQKLPVLFAIDRGGIVGADGQTHQGAFDLAFLRCIPNMVIMTPSDENECRQMLYTGYHYGEGPSAVRYPRGTGTGAPLQPLAALPLGKGVVKRQGEGLAILNFGTLLPEAAAAAEALNATLVDMRFVKPLDASLVLELAATHDNLVTLEEGAIMGGAGSGVNELLMAKRKAVPVLNIGLPDEFIPQGTQDEIRADYRLDATGIRQQIADWLTL, encoded by the coding sequence ATGAGTTTTGAACCTGCAAAATACCCGACCTTAGCCCTGGCAGGCTCGGTGCAAGAATTACGTTTGCTACCGAAAGAGAGCCTCCCTGCACTCTGCGATGAGCTGCGGCAGTATCTGCTCGACAGTGTCAGCCGCTCCAGCGGTCATTTTGCCTCGGGACTCGGCGTTGTTGAACTGACCGTTGCCCTGCACTACGTGTACAACACCCCGTTTGACCAGCTGGTGTGGGACGTGGGGCACCAGGCTTACCCACATAAAATTCTGACCGGCCGCCGCGATCGTATCGGCAGCATCCGGCAAAAAAATGGCCTGCACCCGTTCCCATGGCGCGATGAGAGCGAGTATGACGTGCTCAACGTCGGCCATTCTTCAACCTCGATCAGCGCCGGGCTGGGCATCGCCGTTGCCGCCGGGAAAGAGGGCAAAGGTCGCCGCACCGCCTGTATCATCGGCGACGGCGCGATCACCGCCGGCATGGCCTTCGAAGCAATGAATCACGCCGGAGATATCAAATCGGACCTGCTGGTGGTGCTGAACGACAATGAGATGTCGATTTCTGAGAACGTCGGCGCGCTCAACAGCCGTCTGGCTCAGCTGCTGTCAGGTAAAACCTACGCCCGCCTGCGTGAAGGCGGCAAGAAAGTACTGACCGGCCTGCCGCCGATCAAAGAGCTGGTCAAACGCACCGAAGAGCATCTGAAAGGGATGGTGGTACCGGGCACGCTGTTTGAAGAGCTGGGTTTTAACTATATCGGTCCGATTGATGGCCATGACGTGCTGGCGCTGGTGCAGACGCTGCGCAATATGCGCGACCTGAAAGGCCCGCAGTTCCTGCATATCATGACTAAAAAGGGTAAAGGCTACGCGCCGGCAGAGAAAGATCCTATCAGCTGGCATGCAGTACCGAAGTTTGACGTCGCCAGCGGGCAACTGCCGAAAAGCGTTGAGGGCCTGCCGAGCTATTCGCGTATCTTTGGCGACTGGCTGAGCGAAACGGCCGCGGATGATCCGAAGCTTATGGCGGTGACCCCGGCAATGCGTGAAGGTTCCGGCATGGTCAGCTTCTCCCGCGACTACCCGCAGCAGTACTTCGACGTGGCGATCGCCGAACAGCACGCGGTGACCTTTGCCGCCGGGCTGGCGATTGGCGGCTATAAGCCGGTAGTGGCGATCTACTCGACCTTCCTGCAGCGCGCTTACGATCAGGTGATCCACGACGTGGCAATCCAGAAGCTGCCGGTGCTGTTTGCCATCGACCGTGGCGGCATCGTCGGAGCGGACGGCCAGACGCATCAGGGTGCCTTCGATCTCGCCTTCCTGCGCTGCATCCCAAATATGGTGATTATGACGCCGAGCGATGAGAACGAGTGCCGTCAGATGCTCTATACCGGCTACCATTACGGTGAGGGTCCAAGCGCGGTGCGCTACCCGCGCGGCACCGGCACCGGTGCGCCGCTGCAACCTCTGGCCGCGCTGCCGTTGGGGAAAGGCGTGGTGAAACGCCAGGGCGAAGGGCTGGCAATCCTCAACTTTGGCACCCTGTTGCCAGAGGCTGCCGCCGCCGCGGAGGCGCTGAACGCCACGCTGGTAGATATGCGCTTTGTGAAGCCACTGGATGCGTCGCTGGTGCTGGAGCTGGCCGCCACCCATGACAATCTGGTCACTCTGGAAGAAGGCGCGATCATGGGCGGGGCCGGCAGCGGCGTTAACGAACTGCTGATGGCGAAGCGTAAAGCGGTGCCGGTGCTGAACATTGGTCTGCCCGATGAGTTTATCCCGCAGGGCACTCAGGATGAGATCCGCGCGGATTACCGGCTGGACGCTACGGGTATCCGGCAGCAAATTGCCGACTGGCTGACGCTGTAG
- the ispA gene encoding (2E,6E)-farnesyl diphosphate synthase: protein MNFNVLLDAHHQRVNAALEQFIMALPFQSSPLVNAMEYGALLGGKRLRPFLVYATGQMLQADEAALDAPAAAVECIHAYSLIHDDLPAMDDDSLRRGQPTCHIRFGEDTAILAGDALQTLAFSILADTPMPGVDANTRVAMLSELARASGVAGMCGGQALDLAAEGRQVDLAALEKIHRHKTGALIRSAVRLGALTAGERGRAALPQLDRYAAAIGLAFQVQDDILDVIGDTAVLGKQQGADQQLGKSTYPALMGLENARVKARDLYLESLSALDELAAHSYNTTPLRALASFVIERDK from the coding sequence ATGAATTTCAACGTCCTGCTTGATGCGCACCACCAGCGCGTCAACGCTGCGCTAGAGCAGTTTATTATGGCCCTGCCGTTTCAGAGTTCTCCACTGGTTAACGCCATGGAGTACGGTGCATTATTGGGCGGTAAACGGCTGCGTCCTTTCCTGGTGTATGCCACCGGGCAGATGCTGCAGGCCGACGAGGCGGCACTGGATGCTCCGGCAGCCGCCGTAGAGTGCATTCATGCCTATTCGCTGATTCATGACGACCTGCCAGCGATGGATGATGACAGCCTGCGGCGTGGCCAGCCCACCTGCCATATCCGCTTCGGCGAAGATACCGCAATCCTTGCCGGTGACGCCCTGCAAACGCTGGCCTTTTCAATCCTTGCCGACACGCCGATGCCCGGCGTTGACGCTAACACACGGGTAGCGATGTTATCGGAGCTGGCCAGGGCCAGCGGCGTAGCGGGGATGTGTGGCGGGCAGGCGCTCGATCTTGCTGCTGAGGGCAGGCAGGTCGATTTAGCCGCACTTGAGAAGATCCACCGCCACAAAACCGGCGCGCTGATTCGTTCAGCCGTACGTTTAGGCGCGCTGACCGCCGGAGAACGCGGACGCGCCGCGTTACCGCAGCTTGATCGTTACGCCGCTGCGATCGGCCTGGCCTTCCAGGTGCAGGACGATATTCTGGACGTGATTGGTGACACTGCTGTGCTGGGCAAACAGCAGGGGGCCGACCAGCAGCTGGGTAAAAGCACCTACCCGGCGCTGATGGGGCTGGAAAATGCGCGGGTAAAAGCCAGGGACCTGTACCTGGAATCACTCAGCGCACTGGATGAGTTGGCCGCACACTCTTACAACACTACGCCTCTGCGAGCGCTGGCCAGCTTCGTTATCGAGCGCGATAAATAA
- the thiI gene encoding tRNA uracil 4-sulfurtransferase ThiI, with protein sequence MKFIIKLFPEITIKSQSVRLRFIKILTGNIRNVLKHYDESLAVVRHWDHVEVRAKDESQRGAIIGQLTRTPGIHHILEVEDRAYTDVHDIFEQTLAANRERIEGKSFCVRVKRRGKQEFSSQDVERYVGGGLNQHVASARVQLDKPEVTVNLEIDNDRLTLVNARFEGLGGYPIGTQEDVLSLISGGFDSGVSSYMLMRRGCRVHYCFFNLGGAAHEIGVRQVAHYLWKRFGSSHRVRFVAINFEPVVGEILEKVDDGQMGVVLKRMMVRAASKMAERYGVQALVTGEALGQVSSQTLTNLRVIDNASDTLILRPLISHDKEHIIKIAREIGTEDFARTMPEYCGVISKSPTVKAVKSKIEAEEQNFDFAILDRVVEEASNVDIREIAEQTQEEVVEVETVASCAANDAVLDIRSADEQDASPLSVDGVEVKALPFYKLATQFADLDQSKTWLLYCERGVMSKLQALYLHEQGFTNVKVYRP encoded by the coding sequence ATGAAGTTTATCATTAAGTTATTCCCTGAAATTACTATTAAAAGCCAGTCCGTCCGCCTGCGTTTCATCAAAATCCTCACCGGAAACATTCGCAACGTACTGAAACACTACGATGAAAGCCTTGCCGTGGTCCGTCACTGGGATCACGTTGAAGTTCGCGCGAAAGATGAAAGCCAGCGCGGTGCGATTATCGGTCAACTGACCCGCACGCCCGGGATCCACCATATCCTCGAAGTGGAAGATCGAGCCTACACCGATGTGCACGACATCTTCGAGCAGACGCTGGCAGCCAACCGCGAACGCATTGAAGGCAAGTCATTCTGCGTGCGCGTGAAGCGCCGGGGTAAGCAGGAATTCAGCTCGCAGGACGTTGAACGCTATGTAGGCGGCGGGCTGAATCAGCACGTTGCCAGCGCCCGTGTGCAGCTGGATAAGCCGGAAGTGACCGTTAATCTTGAGATCGACAATGACCGCCTGACGCTGGTCAACGCGCGTTTCGAAGGGCTGGGCGGCTACCCGATCGGTACCCAGGAGGACGTGCTGTCGCTGATCTCTGGCGGCTTCGACTCCGGCGTATCCAGCTATATGTTAATGCGCCGCGGCTGCCGCGTGCACTACTGCTTCTTTAATCTCGGCGGTGCCGCGCACGAAATCGGCGTGCGTCAGGTGGCCCATTACCTGTGGAAACGCTTTGGCAGCTCGCACCGCGTACGCTTTGTGGCGATCAACTTTGAGCCGGTGGTCGGTGAAATTCTGGAAAAAGTTGATGATGGTCAGATGGGCGTGGTGCTGAAGCGCATGATGGTGCGCGCCGCGTCGAAAATGGCCGAACGCTACGGCGTACAGGCGCTGGTCACCGGAGAAGCGCTGGGTCAGGTCTCCAGTCAGACCCTGACCAACCTGCGCGTCATCGACAACGCCAGCGACACGCTAATCCTGCGCCCGCTGATCTCGCACGATAAAGAGCACATCATCAAGATTGCCCGTGAAATCGGTACGGAAGATTTCGCCCGTACCATGCCGGAATACTGTGGCGTGATCTCAAAAAGCCCGACGGTGAAAGCGGTGAAGTCGAAGATCGAAGCGGAAGAGCAGAACTTCGATTTTGCCATCCTCGACCGGGTGGTGGAAGAAGCCAGCAACGTTGATATCCGTGAGATTGCGGAACAGACTCAGGAAGAGGTGGTGGAAGTTGAAACCGTCGCTTCCTGTGCGGCTAACGACGCGGTGCTGGATATCCGTTCTGCTGATGAACAGGATGCCAGCCCGTTAAGCGTTGACGGTGTTGAGGTTAAAGCGCTGCCGTTCTACAAGCTGGCGACCCAGTTTGCCGATCTGGATCAGAGTAAAACCTGGCTGCTGTACTGCGAGCGTGGCGTGATGAGCAAACTGCAGGCGCTGTACCTGCATGAGCAGGGCTTTACCAACGTTAAGGTTTATCGTCCCTGA